From one Gemella morbillorum genomic stretch:
- the rpsT gene encoding 30S ribosomal protein S20, producing MPNIKSSVLSVRKDAKTNAANTAKKSEMRTAIKKAKLAKSEGAANAAELVNLAYKKIDKAAKTNLIHKNAAARYKSNLAK from the coding sequence ATGCCAAACATTAAATCATCAGTATTGAGTGTAAGAAAAGATGCTAAAACTAACGCAGCTAACACAGCTAAAAAGTCTGAAATGCGTACAGCTATTAAAAAAGCTAAATTAGCTAAATCTGAAGGTGCTGCTAACGCTGCAGAGTTAGTAAACCTTGCTTACAAAAAAATCGATAAAGCTGCTAAAACTAATTTAATTCACAAAAATGCAGCTGCTAGATACAAATCAAACCTAGCTAAATAA
- the rplL gene encoding 50S ribosomal protein L7/L12 — MTKEQILDAIKEMSVLELNDLVKAIEEEFGVTAAAPVAVVGGAAAGAAEEKTEFDVVLASAGESKIKVIKVVREITGDGLKEAKEKVDGAPATIKEGVSKEEAEEIKAKLEEVGASVEVK, encoded by the coding sequence ATGACTAAAGAACAAATTTTAGACGCTATCAAAGAAATGTCAGTTTTAGAATTAAACGACTTAGTAAAAGCAATTGAAGAAGAATTCGGAGTAACTGCTGCTGCACCTGTAGCTGTAGTTGGTGGAGCTGCTGCTGGAGCTGCTGAAGAAAAAACTGAATTTGACGTAGTATTAGCATCTGCTGGTGAGTCAAAAATCAAAGTAATCAAAGTTGTTCGTGAAATCACTGGAGACGGACTAAAAGAAGCTAAAGAAAAAGTAGACGGAGCGCCTGCAACAATTAAAGAAGGTGTTTCTAAAGAAGAAGCTGAAGAAATCAAAGCTAAATTAGAAGAAGTTGGAGCTTCTGTAGAAGTTAAATAA
- a CDS encoding QueT transporter family protein produces the protein MRNNTVKVLTIQALLAAIYVVLTVAIAPFSYGAIQFRISESLSQLVVFSKKYWFPIALGVAIANIFSPLGIVDVFFGTLGTGLALAISIFVFKFIKNRIVRHVINIILYLIICMPIIAYEITIFSGENSARVPFDFGAFTTIYGSLLLSQVIVMVIGIVITEALNKAVDLKKVFEA, from the coding sequence ATGAGAAATAATACAGTTAAAGTTTTAACTATTCAAGCATTATTAGCTGCAATCTACGTTGTATTAACAGTTGCTATTGCTCCATTTTCATACGGAGCAATTCAATTTCGCATAAGTGAGTCTTTATCACAATTAGTAGTATTTAGCAAAAAGTATTGGTTCCCAATTGCTCTTGGGGTAGCGATTGCTAATATTTTCAGCCCCTTAGGAATTGTTGATGTGTTTTTTGGAACACTAGGAACAGGTCTTGCACTTGCAATTAGTATTTTTGTTTTTAAATTTATAAAAAACAGAATAGTAAGGCACGTCATTAACATTATTTTATATTTAATTATTTGCATGCCAATAATTGCATATGAGATAACAATATTTAGTGGTGAAAATTCTGCAAGAGTTCCATTCGATTTTGGAGCATTTACTACGATTTATGGCTCATTGCTATTATCGCAAGTGATTGTTATGGTTATTGGTATTGTAATTACAGAAGCGCTAAATAAAGCAGTGGATTTAAAGAAAGTTTTTGAAGCCTAA
- a CDS encoding class I SAM-dependent methyltransferase: MEHYYTNNPTTKSCEQIISSKIFGENFKFYTDNGVFSKDGVDFGTKVLLENFSSQKEVANVADIGCGYGVISIVLAKQNPGYSFTMVDVNNRSLVLTKKNIELNRIENKVEIIESSSFDNVKGDFDIVLTNPPIRAGKKIVHQIMIDSFNHLSESGELWVVIQKKQGMASCKKLLEETFSSVEVITKNKGYYILKASK, translated from the coding sequence ATGGAACATTATTATACAAATAATCCGACAACAAAAAGTTGTGAACAAATTATAAGCTCTAAAATATTCGGAGAAAATTTTAAATTTTATACTGATAATGGAGTTTTTTCGAAAGATGGAGTTGATTTTGGGACTAAGGTGTTATTAGAAAATTTTAGTAGTCAAAAAGAAGTTGCTAATGTAGCAGATATAGGCTGTGGATATGGAGTTATATCAATAGTCTTAGCTAAGCAAAATCCAGGTTATAGTTTTACTATGGTTGACGTTAATAACAGAAGTCTTGTATTAACTAAAAAAAATATTGAACTTAATAGAATTGAAAATAAAGTAGAAATAATTGAAAGTAGTTCTTTTGATAATGTAAAAGGTGACTTTGATATAGTATTAACAAATCCACCTATAAGAGCAGGGAAAAAAATTGTCCATCAAATAATGATAGATAGTTTTAATCATCTTAGTGAGTCAGGAGAACTATGGGTTGTTATTCAGAAAAAACAGGGGATGGCAAGTTGTAAAAAACTTCTTGAAGAAACTTTTTCTTCTGTGGAAGTTATCACAAAAAACAAAGGATACTATATTTTGAAAGCCTCAAAATAA
- a CDS encoding MerR family transcriptional regulator: MHYYDEIGLLKPAKLENGYRVYTANDLDKLQQILFYKFLGFKLSKIAEILNNKSNHLEILEEQRQLILKEKSRYEQILNTIEEYNKKS, encoded by the coding sequence TTGCATTATTATGATGAAATTGGTTTGCTAAAACCAGCAAAACTAGAAAATGGGTATAGAGTCTATACAGCAAATGATTTAGATAAGTTGCAACAAATACTATTTTATAAATTTTTAGGTTTTAAATTAAGTAAGATTGCTGAAATTTTAAATAATAAAAGTAATCATCTCGAAATTTTAGAAGAACAACGTCAATTAATATTAAAGGAAAAAAGTCGTTACGAGCAAATATTAAATACAATAGAAGAATACAATAAAAAGTCATAA
- a CDS encoding MalY/PatB family protein codes for MSIVEEFVKNYYVERRNTNSLKWDALEERFGDENLLALWVADMEFKTPECIREDLNKRIEHGVFGYTKLPESYYDAYKKWHKNRYDYEVNKDWIRFAPGIVQAILWVIHAYTKENEAIIIMPPVYYPFANSIRNSKRKLVESPLVEKDGTFKIDFEKFENEIANNDVKLYIHCSPHNPVGRVWTLEEQKRVFEICEKHNVLVLSDEIHQDFTYDKNKQISALSLENGKYNSRLIVANSGSKTFNLASLVHATLLIPDSKIREQFDKYSKKNLGAEPSLLGQIALEAGYREGDNWLNGLKETVIFNYNLLHDTLAQKVPEIIVYPLEGTYLAFVNIEKVLNGKTTKQFIQDECGLAIDFGHWFGEGYNNYIRINLATSPDNMKEAVSRIVENCK; via the coding sequence ATGAGTATAGTAGAAGAATTTGTAAAAAACTATTATGTAGAAAGAAGAAATACTAATAGTCTAAAATGGGATGCATTAGAAGAGAGGTTTGGAGATGAAAATCTGCTAGCTTTATGGGTTGCAGATATGGAATTTAAAACGCCAGAATGCATTAGAGAAGATTTAAATAAAAGGATTGAACATGGAGTCTTTGGCTATACGAAACTCCCAGAAAGTTACTATGATGCTTATAAAAAATGGCATAAAAATAGGTATGATTATGAAGTGAATAAGGATTGGATTAGATTTGCACCAGGTATTGTACAAGCAATATTATGGGTGATTCATGCTTATACTAAAGAAAATGAAGCTATTATAATAATGCCCCCAGTTTATTATCCTTTTGCTAATTCTATACGAAATAGTAAGCGAAAATTGGTTGAATCGCCGTTAGTAGAAAAAGATGGTACTTTTAAAATTGATTTTGAAAAATTTGAAAATGAAATTGCTAATAACGATGTGAAATTATACATTCATTGCTCACCGCATAATCCAGTAGGGAGGGTTTGGACACTAGAAGAACAAAAACGAGTATTTGAAATCTGTGAGAAGCATAATGTTCTTGTGCTATCTGATGAAATTCATCAAGATTTCACCTATGATAAAAATAAACAAATTTCTGCACTTTCATTGGAAAATGGAAAGTATAATAGTAGATTAATAGTTGCTAATTCTGGTTCTAAAACTTTTAATTTAGCCTCATTAGTACATGCGACACTTTTAATCCCAGATAGTAAAATTCGTGAACAATTTGATAAATATAGTAAAAAAAACTTAGGAGCGGAGCCGAGTTTATTAGGACAAATAGCACTTGAAGCGGGATATAGAGAGGGGGATAATTGGTTAAATGGATTAAAAGAAACAGTTATTTTCAATTATAATTTATTACATGATACATTAGCACAGAAGGTTCCTGAAATTATAGTATATCCGTTAGAAGGAACATATTTAGCATTTGTTAATATTGAGAAAGTTTTAAATGGAAAAACAACAAAGCAATTTATACAAGATGAGTGTGGATTAGCAATAGATTTTGGTCACTGGTTTGGGGAAGGCTATAACAATTATATTAGAATTAATCTTGCTACAAGTCCAGATAATATGAAAGAGGCTGTTTCAAGGATTGTTGAAAACTGTAAATAA
- a CDS encoding PLP-dependent transferase encodes MKKIETKLAQLGNRKDNVTGAIVTPIYLSTAYAHPGLGESTGYDYTRTKNPTRTILEEGLCELEEGCCAVATSSGMSAIQLVFELFDLSSEFLVSRDLYGGSFRYFDELERKGAQKFIYFTDEEDLKNKITDKTEAIYVETPTNPLMQEVNIEQVAKIAKQKGALLIVDNTLLTPLRQKPLILGADIVIHSATKYLTGHNDILAGAVITNNEKIGERLLWLSNTTGAVLSSFDSWLFIRSLKTLPLRFSKQENNAIKLAEELEKHPNVKEVLYPKRGAMLSFRLNDETKIDKFLRSLKVATFAESLGGVETFVTYPTTQTHFDIPEELRLSYGLTPDLLRVSVGIEDIDDLLEDFLRALEV; translated from the coding sequence ATGAAGAAAATAGAAACTAAATTAGCTCAGTTGGGTAATAGAAAAGATAATGTAACGGGAGCGATCGTTACTCCAATTTATTTATCTACAGCTTATGCACATCCTGGATTAGGAGAAAGTACAGGTTATGATTATACAAGAACAAAAAATCCTACCCGTACTATTTTAGAGGAGGGGCTTTGCGAACTTGAAGAAGGATGTTGCGCTGTTGCTACAAGTTCTGGAATGAGCGCTATTCAATTAGTTTTTGAACTTTTTGATTTGAGTAGTGAATTTCTAGTATCACGAGATTTATATGGTGGTAGCTTTAGATATTTTGATGAATTGGAGCGTAAAGGTGCCCAAAAATTTATTTATTTCACTGATGAAGAGGATTTGAAAAATAAAATAACTGATAAAACAGAGGCGATTTATGTAGAAACACCAACTAATCCTTTAATGCAGGAAGTGAATATAGAACAAGTAGCAAAAATCGCAAAGCAGAAAGGGGCGCTGTTAATAGTTGATAATACACTGTTAACACCATTAAGACAAAAACCTTTAATTTTGGGTGCGGATATTGTTATTCATTCAGCTACAAAATACTTAACTGGGCATAATGATATATTAGCTGGAGCTGTAATTACAAATAACGAAAAAATTGGCGAAAGATTATTATGGCTTTCAAATACAACAGGTGCGGTGTTGTCTTCATTTGATAGTTGGTTGTTTATTAGAAGTTTAAAGACTTTACCATTACGCTTTAGTAAACAAGAAAACAATGCAATCAAATTAGCTGAGGAATTAGAAAAACATCCAAATGTTAAAGAAGTATTATATCCTAAAAGAGGAGCTATGCTAAGTTTCAGACTAAATGATGAGACAAAAATTGATAAGTTTTTACGTTCTCTTAAAGTAGCGACATTCGCTGAAAGTTTGGGAGGAGTTGAGACTTTTGTTACATATCCAACAACACAAACTCATTTTGATATACCAGAAGAGTTACGTTTATCATATGGTTTAACACCAGACTTGTTAAGAGTTTCTGTAGGAATAGAAGATATTGATGATTTGTTAGAAGATTTTTTAAGAGCTTTAGAGGTTTAG
- the rpoB gene encoding DNA-directed RNA polymerase subunit beta: MTQLQKVKFGKHRQRRSYARISEVIDLPDLIEIQTLSYEKFLETGIKEVFRDVSPIEGNNDKLSLEFIDYKLGTPKYSVDESKERDATYSAPLRVRVRLINKERDEIKEQEVFMGELPLMTETGTFIINGAERVIVSQLVRSPSVYFTEDDKLKIKNIPNAYKTTVIPNRGAWLEFEKDIKGLAYARIDRTRKIPLTTLIRALGFESDEAIVKLFGEDTELLNTLEKDENLDTGTALKVIYDKLRPGEPANVETAKATLHGRFFDPRRYDLAKVGRYKLNNKLHVGERLENQILVEPIVDTETGEILVEKGTKLTREIIDGIYEELGTTANVVEFDMNESLDGTDSLKLQLFKVVNQVKVGNEFNIDELTNDQILHVIGNGAPNKDILTLTIADIVASINYYLLLIRNRRNSDGFEYELIGRVDDIDHLGNRRLRCIGELLQNQIRVGISRMERVVRERMSIQDTNEITPQQLINVRPVTAIIKEFFGSSQLSQFMDQTNPLSELTHKRRLSALGPGGLTRERAGMEVRDVHYSHYGRMCPIETPEGPNIGLINSLSSFARINEFGFIMTPYRKVEVDKDGRPYVTENVQYLTADQEDKYVVAQSNSNIDKNGYFLDDEVVCRFRGDNTVKPKEMMNYMDVSPKQVVSAATACIPFLENDDSNRALMGANMQRQAVPLMLTEAPFVGTGMEHLAARDSGAAVIAKYPGIVEYVDGAKIKVRRIETLDGKEIQGDLDTYVVHKFVRSNHSTSYNQKPIVKVGDRVEPKDILADGPSMDKGELALGKNLVVAFVNWDGYNYEDAVIMSERLVKDDVYTSIHVEEYETDARDTKLGPEEITREIPNVGENALRNLDARGIIRIGAEVKDGDILVGKVTPKGLTEQTPEEKLLYAIFGAKSKEVRDTSLRVPHGADGVVADVKIFKREDGAELANGVNELVRVFIVQKRKIRVGDKMAGRHGNKGVISNILPEEDMPYLPDGTPVDVMLNPLGVPSRMNIGQVLELHLGMAAKQLGIHVATPVFDGANDDDVWATIAEAGMAKDAKTVLYDGRTGEPFDSRVSVGVMYMIKLAHMVDDKLHARSIGPYSLVTQQPLGGKAQFGGQRFGEMEVWALEAYGAAYTLQEILTYKSDDTNGRVKTYEAIVKGENIPRPGVPESFRVLMKELQALGMDFRVMDKDDNEVDMGDIDLGDTIEYHGSHENKENDKENDVQEESKAESDETSGYENLANLLLSDIDEYDDVEEDSEPSEESSGYAALADILLSDIDEYADVEDTDEE, from the coding sequence GTGACACAGTTGCAAAAAGTTAAATTTGGTAAGCACAGACAAAGACGTAGCTATGCTAGAATATCAGAGGTAATTGATTTACCGGACTTAATTGAGATTCAGACATTATCTTATGAAAAATTTTTAGAAACTGGTATAAAAGAAGTTTTTAGAGATGTTTCACCAATTGAAGGTAATAATGATAAATTAAGCTTAGAATTCATTGATTATAAATTAGGAACTCCTAAATACAGTGTTGATGAATCTAAGGAACGTGATGCTACATATTCAGCACCTTTAAGAGTGCGAGTACGTTTGATTAATAAAGAACGTGACGAAATTAAAGAACAAGAAGTATTTATGGGTGAGTTACCATTGATGACAGAAACTGGAACGTTTATTATCAATGGAGCAGAGCGTGTAATTGTATCTCAATTAGTGCGTTCACCTTCTGTTTACTTTACAGAAGACGATAAATTAAAAATTAAAAATATTCCTAATGCTTATAAAACAACTGTTATTCCTAACAGGGGTGCTTGGTTAGAGTTTGAGAAAGATATAAAAGGTCTAGCATACGCTCGTATAGATAGAACTAGAAAAATACCTTTGACAACGCTTATTAGAGCACTAGGTTTTGAATCTGATGAAGCAATAGTTAAATTGTTTGGTGAGGATACAGAACTTCTAAATACTTTGGAAAAAGATGAAAACTTAGACACAGGAACAGCATTAAAAGTTATTTACGATAAACTACGTCCAGGAGAGCCTGCAAACGTAGAGACAGCGAAAGCTACATTACACGGTCGTTTCTTTGACCCAAGAAGATACGATTTAGCTAAAGTAGGGCGCTATAAATTAAATAATAAACTTCATGTTGGAGAAAGATTAGAAAACCAAATTCTAGTAGAACCAATCGTTGATACAGAAACAGGTGAAATTTTAGTAGAAAAAGGAACTAAATTAACTCGTGAAATTATTGATGGTATCTATGAGGAACTGGGAACTACTGCTAACGTTGTAGAGTTTGATATGAATGAATCATTAGATGGGACTGATAGTTTGAAATTACAACTTTTCAAAGTTGTAAATCAAGTTAAAGTTGGTAATGAGTTTAACATAGATGAACTTACTAATGATCAAATCCTTCATGTTATCGGTAATGGTGCACCAAACAAAGATATATTAACATTAACAATCGCAGATATCGTTGCAAGTATCAACTACTATTTATTATTAATAAGAAATAGAAGAAACAGTGATGGTTTCGAGTATGAATTAATTGGTCGCGTTGATGATATTGACCACCTTGGTAATCGTCGTCTTCGTTGTATTGGAGAATTATTACAAAATCAAATTCGTGTTGGTATTTCTCGTATGGAGCGTGTTGTACGTGAGCGTATGAGTATTCAAGATACTAATGAAATTACACCTCAACAATTGATTAATGTTCGCCCAGTAACGGCAATTATTAAAGAATTCTTTGGAAGTTCTCAACTTTCACAATTCATGGACCAAACTAACCCATTAAGTGAGCTTACTCACAAACGCCGTTTATCAGCGCTTGGGCCTGGTGGTTTAACGAGAGAACGTGCAGGAATGGAAGTGCGTGACGTTCACTATTCACACTATGGTCGTATGTGTCCAATTGAAACGCCAGAGGGTCCTAATATCGGATTGATTAACTCACTGTCATCATTTGCCCGTATTAATGAATTTGGATTTATAATGACTCCATATAGAAAAGTAGAAGTTGATAAAGATGGGCGTCCATATGTAACAGAAAATGTTCAGTATTTAACAGCTGATCAAGAAGATAAATACGTAGTAGCACAATCAAATTCAAATATAGATAAGAATGGATATTTCTTAGACGATGAAGTAGTTTGTCGTTTTAGAGGAGACAACACAGTTAAACCAAAAGAAATGATGAATTATATGGATGTTTCTCCAAAACAAGTAGTATCAGCTGCAACAGCATGTATACCCTTCTTAGAAAATGACGACTCTAACCGTGCGCTAATGGGAGCGAACATGCAACGTCAAGCAGTGCCTTTAATGTTAACAGAGGCACCATTTGTTGGAACAGGAATGGAGCATCTTGCAGCACGAGACTCGGGAGCTGCAGTAATTGCTAAGTATCCTGGTATTGTAGAGTATGTAGACGGAGCTAAAATTAAAGTTCGTCGAATTGAAACTTTAGATGGAAAAGAAATACAAGGTGATTTAGATACTTATGTAGTTCATAAATTTGTTCGTTCTAACCATAGTACATCATACAATCAAAAACCAATTGTAAAAGTTGGTGATAGAGTAGAACCTAAAGATATTCTTGCTGATGGTCCTTCTATGGATAAAGGTGAATTAGCCTTAGGTAAAAACTTAGTTGTAGCATTCGTAAACTGGGATGGATATAACTATGAGGATGCTGTTATTATGAGTGAACGTCTTGTAAAAGATGATGTTTATACTTCTATTCACGTGGAAGAATATGAAACAGATGCGCGAGATACAAAATTAGGACCAGAAGAAATTACAAGAGAAATTCCTAATGTAGGGGAAAACGCATTAAGAAATCTTGATGCACGTGGTATTATTCGTATTGGTGCTGAAGTTAAAGACGGAGATATCTTAGTTGGGAAAGTAACTCCAAAAGGATTAACTGAACAGACTCCAGAAGAAAAATTATTATATGCCATTTTTGGTGCGAAGTCTAAAGAAGTACGTGATACTTCATTACGTGTACCACACGGAGCAGACGGAGTAGTAGCAGATGTTAAAATTTTCAAACGTGAAGACGGAGCAGAATTAGCTAACGGCGTAAATGAACTTGTTCGAGTATTTATCGTTCAAAAACGTAAGATTCGTGTTGGGGATAAAATGGCCGGTCGTCATGGTAACAAAGGGGTTATCTCTAATATCTTACCTGAAGAAGACATGCCATATTTACCAGATGGAACACCTGTAGATGTTATGTTAAACCCACTAGGGGTACCATCTCGTATGAATATTGGACAAGTATTAGAGCTTCACTTAGGAATGGCTGCTAAACAGTTGGGTATTCATGTTGCTACTCCAGTATTTGACGGGGCTAATGATGATGATGTTTGGGCAACTATCGCAGAAGCAGGAATGGCTAAAGATGCCAAGACTGTTCTTTATGATGGACGTACAGGTGAACCATTTGACAGCCGTGTATCTGTTGGTGTAATGTACATGATTAAACTTGCACACATGGTTGATGATAAACTTCACGCACGTTCAATTGGACCATACTCATTAGTTACTCAACAACCATTAGGTGGTAAAGCACAATTTGGTGGACAAAGATTTGGTGAGATGGAGGTATGGGCATTAGAAGCTTATGGGGCTGCTTATACTCTTCAAGAAATTTTAACATACAAATCAGATGATACTAACGGTCGAGTGAAAACATATGAAGCTATCGTTAAAGGTGAAAATATTCCAAGACCTGGAGTGCCTGAATCATTCCGTGTTCTTATGAAAGAACTACAAGCTTTAGGTATGGACTTTAGAGTAATGGATAAAGATGATAACGAAGTGGATATGGGTGATATTGATTTAGGAGATACTATAGAATATCATGGTTCTCATGAGAATAAAGAAAACGATAAGGAAAATGATGTGCAAGAAGAATCAAAAGCTGAAAGCGATGAGACTTCAGGTTATGAAAATTTAGCTAACTTATTATTATCAGATATAGATGAGTATGATGATGTAGAAGAAGATAGTGAGCCAAGCGAAGAATCTTCAGGTTATGCGGCTTTAGCTGATATATTACTATCAGATATAGATGAATATGCCGATGTAGAAGATACTGATGAAGAATAA
- a CDS encoding TipAS antibiotic-recognition domain-containing protein, whose amino-acid sequence MLIEEKFSGFKLEDVKKYEQSVKEKYGEEVIEEAKERQKGKEDIVNEKFNSVFRELAECKKLGLEHFDEKVQNQVDRLYDYFRKYGFDCTIEVFSYIGKGYSADLEFKNNIDKFGEGVAEYISEAIEYYVNRHK is encoded by the coding sequence ATGTTAATTGAAGAAAAATTCTCTGGTTTTAAACTAGAGGATGTAAAAAAATATGAGCAATCTGTAAAAGAAAAATATGGAGAAGAAGTAATAGAAGAAGCTAAAGAACGTCAAAAAGGAAAAGAAGATATTGTTAATGAAAAATTTAATAGTGTTTTCCGAGAACTTGCTGAATGTAAAAAATTAGGATTAGAGCATTTTGATGAAAAAGTCCAGAATCAAGTTGATAGATTGTATGATTATTTTCGAAAATATGGATTTGATTGCACAATAGAGGTATTTTCTTATATCGGGAAAGGCTATTCGGCTGATCTTGAATTTAAAAATAATATTGATAAATTTGGTGAGGGGGTCGCTGAGTATATAAGTGAAGCAATAGAGTATTATGTTAATAGACATAAATAA
- the rplJ gene encoding 50S ribosomal protein L10 has translation MSKAIERKQELVNQIAEEIKASSSVVIADYRGLNVAEVTELRNNMRNEGLTFKVYKNSLVRRAMEQAGIEGLEEVLTGPNAFAFSTDDAVAPARVLNDFAKEHENLELKAGVIEGKVADQAEIKAIATLPSREGLLSMLLSVLTAPMRNTALAVKAVADQKAEQEA, from the coding sequence ATGTCTAAAGCTATTGAGAGAAAACAAGAGTTAGTAAATCAAATCGCAGAAGAAATTAAAGCAAGTTCTTCAGTTGTTATTGCTGACTACCGTGGTTTAAACGTTGCGGAAGTAACAGAATTACGTAACAACATGCGTAACGAAGGTTTAACTTTTAAAGTTTATAAAAACTCATTAGTTCGTCGTGCGATGGAGCAAGCAGGAATTGAAGGATTAGAAGAAGTTCTAACTGGACCAAATGCTTTTGCTTTTTCAACAGACGATGCTGTAGCTCCTGCTAGAGTTTTAAACGATTTCGCTAAAGAACACGAAAACTTAGAACTAAAAGCTGGTGTTATAGAAGGAAAAGTTGCAGATCAAGCTGAAATTAAAGCTATCGCTACATTACCAAGTCGCGAAGGATTACTTTCAATGTTACTATCTGTATTAACAGCGCCAATGCGCAACACTGCTTTAGCTGTTAAAGCTGTAGCAGACCAAAAAGCTGAACAAGAAGCTTAA
- the holA gene encoding DNA polymerase III subunit delta, whose protein sequence is MKNVYVIYGENFEAVNDYEKEITRNYVKEVDEFNRVKINMNDHTLETLVYECRSSGLFGNEKVVVAENCNFLLAKPKKLKVEHNVDVLTKYLENINDEVILILKNSEKIDSRKKIVKQLKEIGEVKEFSNFKEHQLIDYIVKQVGELGLEISKADAQFLVDYTQLDLANIKKELEKLVLYCGEIGRISKKDIELLCTRSLDYDVFSLTNELFGKNYKKLREVYNSLVLKREEPIFLLSLISEQLRLYYKVKVFLNEHYSQKEIAKELGIHPYRVQLAAQMVSHYDLEKIMRSMIIAADYDKLLKSSYMDKYLILDLFINKLIDGLE, encoded by the coding sequence ATGAAAAATGTTTATGTGATTTACGGTGAAAATTTTGAAGCGGTAAATGACTATGAAAAAGAAATTACTAGAAATTATGTAAAAGAAGTAGATGAATTTAATCGTGTAAAAATAAATATGAATGACCATACACTAGAAACATTAGTTTATGAGTGTAGAAGTAGTGGTTTATTCGGTAATGAGAAAGTAGTAGTAGCTGAAAACTGTAATTTCTTACTGGCAAAACCGAAAAAACTTAAAGTTGAACATAACGTAGATGTTTTGACCAAATATTTAGAGAATATAAATGATGAAGTTATTTTAATTCTAAAAAATTCTGAAAAAATTGATAGTCGAAAAAAAATAGTTAAACAATTAAAAGAAATTGGTGAAGTAAAAGAGTTTTCTAATTTTAAAGAACATCAACTTATTGATTACATAGTAAAACAAGTGGGAGAATTGGGATTAGAAATATCAAAAGCTGATGCTCAATTTTTAGTAGACTACACGCAGTTGGATTTAGCTAATATAAAAAAAGAATTAGAAAAACTTGTTCTTTATTGTGGGGAAATAGGCCGAATTTCTAAAAAAGATATAGAGTTGTTATGCACGCGAAGTTTAGATTATGATGTCTTTAGTTTAACAAATGAACTTTTTGGGAAAAATTACAAAAAATTACGTGAAGTATATAATTCGCTAGTTTTGAAGAGAGAAGAACCGATATTTTTACTTTCATTAATTAGCGAGCAACTTAGACTCTATTATAAGGTAAAAGTATTTCTAAACGAGCATTATTCTCAAAAAGAAATCGCAAAAGAATTGGGGATTCATCCATACAGAGTTCAGTTAGCGGCACAAATGGTTTCTCATTATGATTTAGAAAAAATTATGAGAAGTATGATTATTGCTGCAGACTATGATAAGTTACTAAAGTCATCTTACATGGATAAATATTTGATTTTAGATCTTTTTATAAATAAGTTAATAGATGGATTGGAATAG